One Mycobacterium sp. SMC-4 DNA window includes the following coding sequences:
- a CDS encoding class I SAM-dependent methyltransferase has translation MTRSEKRSENDTWDLASSVGATATSVAATRAFASNGPDALIDDPYAAVLVEAVGLPHFVKVARGEVDFDSDPLFGAQLMREQIAVRTRFFDDFLTEAVRSEIMQVVILASGLDTRAYRLQWPAGTAIFEIDQPDVIEFKTRVLAEAGVAPSADRQTVGIDLRDDWAAALRAAGFDETAPTAWIAEGLLIYLPPDAQDRLLDHISTLSAPGSRVATEHMDAKALTGQWAKAMTERARRHGSDINLEELFYSGPRTSAADHLLARGWQVKVQPTTEAYAANGFRAPDNDLMAMIGDSGYLSARRG, from the coding sequence ATGACCCGCAGCGAGAAGCGCTCCGAGAATGACACCTGGGACCTGGCCTCCAGCGTCGGCGCTACCGCGACATCGGTGGCCGCGACGCGGGCATTCGCCAGCAACGGGCCTGACGCCCTGATCGACGACCCGTATGCGGCCGTCCTGGTCGAAGCCGTCGGACTGCCGCACTTCGTCAAGGTGGCCCGCGGCGAGGTCGACTTCGACTCCGATCCGCTGTTCGGCGCCCAGCTGATGCGTGAACAGATCGCGGTGCGCACCCGGTTCTTCGACGACTTCCTCACCGAGGCGGTGCGCAGCGAGATCATGCAGGTGGTGATCCTGGCCTCCGGCCTGGACACCCGCGCCTACCGGTTGCAGTGGCCGGCGGGCACCGCGATCTTCGAAATCGACCAACCCGACGTCATCGAGTTCAAGACCCGGGTACTGGCCGAGGCGGGCGTGGCGCCCAGCGCCGACCGCCAGACTGTCGGCATCGATCTGCGCGACGACTGGGCCGCCGCATTGCGAGCGGCCGGCTTCGACGAAACAGCGCCGACGGCGTGGATCGCCGAAGGACTGCTGATCTATCTGCCCCCGGACGCCCAGGACCGCCTGCTCGACCACATCAGTACGCTCAGCGCCCCCGGCAGCCGGGTGGCCACCGAGCACATGGACGCCAAGGCGCTGACCGGCCAGTGGGCCAAGGCCATGACCGAGCGGGCCCGCCGGCACGGCAGCGACATCAACCTCGAAGAGCTGTTCTACAGCGGCCCGCGTACCTCGGCTGCCGACCATCTGCTCGCCCGCGGCTGGCAGGTGAAGGTGCAGCCGACCACCGAGGCCTATGCGGCCAACGGCTTCCGTGCGCCCGACAACGACCTGATGGCGATGATCGGCGACTCCGGATACCTGAGCGCTCGGCGGGGGTAG
- a CDS encoding SAM-dependent methyltransferase: MPRSDNDSWDLASSVGATATLVAAARAVASRAAEPVIDDPFAAPLVRAVGVDFFTRLATGELTPADLDAHDGGSPVGMSRFADGMAARTRFFDDFFAAATAAGITQAVILASGLDARAYRLDWPAGMVLYEVDQPEVTAFKHQTLARLGATPRAELRTVAVDLRHDWPAALADAGFDAGRPTAWIAEGLFGYLPPDAQDRLLDQVCALSPAGSRLAAEGVPAHHDTEADELRERMQASTEAWRRHGFELDFSDLVFLGDRAELAGYLAERGWTVDAVPTNDLLQRYGLDRLDTDKGFADVVYVSAMRAPR; the protein is encoded by the coding sequence ATGCCCCGCAGCGACAACGACTCCTGGGATCTGGCCTCCAGCGTCGGCGCCACCGCGACCCTGGTCGCCGCCGCCCGCGCGGTCGCATCCCGCGCCGCCGAGCCCGTGATCGACGACCCGTTCGCCGCACCGCTGGTGCGTGCGGTCGGCGTCGACTTCTTCACCCGGCTGGCCACCGGCGAGCTGACCCCGGCCGACCTCGACGCCCACGACGGCGGGTCGCCGGTCGGCATGAGCCGCTTCGCCGACGGGATGGCCGCCCGCACCCGGTTCTTCGACGACTTCTTCGCCGCAGCGACCGCCGCAGGCATCACACAGGCGGTGATCCTGGCCTCCGGACTCGACGCCCGCGCCTACCGTCTGGACTGGCCGGCCGGCATGGTGCTCTACGAGGTCGATCAACCCGAGGTGACCGCGTTCAAGCACCAGACCCTCGCGCGGCTCGGCGCTACGCCCAGGGCCGAGCTGCGCACGGTGGCCGTCGACCTGCGCCACGACTGGCCCGCCGCCCTCGCCGACGCCGGATTCGACGCCGGCCGCCCGACGGCATGGATCGCCGAAGGGCTGTTCGGTTACCTGCCCCCCGACGCGCAGGACCGGTTGCTCGACCAAGTCTGCGCACTGAGCCCGGCGGGTAGCCGATTGGCCGCCGAAGGGGTGCCTGCTCACCACGACACCGAAGCCGACGAGCTCCGCGAGCGCATGCAGGCCTCCACCGAGGCGTGGCGTCGCCACGGATTCGAGTTGGACTTCTCCGATCTGGTCTTCCTGGGCGATCGCGCCGAGCTCGCCGGCTATCTCGCCGAGCGGGGCTGGACCGTCGATGCGGTGCCGACCAACGACCTGCTGCAGCGCTATGGGTTGGACCGGCTCGACACCGACAAGGGGTTCGCCGACGTCGTCTACGTCAGCGCGATGAGGGCGCCGCGATGA
- the secY gene encoding preprotein translocase subunit SecY produces MLSAFISSLRTVDLRRKILFTLGIVVLYRVGAAIPSPGVNYPNIQQCIADVSGGESAQIYSLINLFSGGALLQLTVFAVGVMPYITASIIVQLLTVVIPRFEQLRKEGQAGQAKMTQYTRYLSIALAVLQATSIVALAANGGLLQGCTLDIIEGQSEGLNIFTLVVMVLVMTAGAALVMWMGEMVTERGIGNGMSLLIFAGIAARIPIEGRTILDSRGGMVFTLVCVAALIIIIGVVFVEQGQRRIPVQYAKRMVGRRMYGGTSTYLPLKVNQAGVIPVIFASSLIYIPHLISQLAASAGDGASTSWWQTFIAENLTNPADPIYIAMYFGLIVFFTYFYVSITFNPDERADEMKKYGGFIPGIRPGKATADYLRFVLSRITLPGSIYLGVIAVLPNLFLEMGNTGSVQNLPFGGTAVLIMVGVGLDTIKQIESQLMQRNYEGFLK; encoded by the coding sequence GTGCTCTCGGCTTTCATCTCGTCACTGCGGACAGTCGATCTGAGGCGCAAGATCCTGTTCACCCTCGGCATCGTGGTCCTCTACCGGGTCGGCGCGGCGATCCCGTCTCCCGGTGTCAACTACCCCAACATCCAGCAGTGCATCGCTGACGTCAGCGGCGGGGAGTCGGCGCAGATCTACTCGCTGATCAACCTGTTCTCCGGCGGCGCGCTACTGCAGTTGACGGTGTTCGCGGTGGGCGTGATGCCCTACATCACCGCCAGCATCATCGTGCAGTTGCTCACCGTGGTGATCCCGCGCTTCGAGCAGCTCCGCAAGGAGGGCCAGGCCGGTCAGGCCAAGATGACGCAGTACACGCGTTATCTGTCGATCGCGCTGGCCGTCCTGCAGGCCACCAGCATCGTGGCGCTGGCGGCCAACGGCGGTCTGCTGCAGGGCTGCACCCTCGACATCATCGAAGGCCAGAGCGAAGGCCTGAACATCTTCACCCTGGTGGTCATGGTGCTGGTCATGACCGCCGGCGCGGCGCTGGTGATGTGGATGGGCGAGATGGTCACCGAGCGTGGCATCGGCAACGGCATGTCGCTGCTGATCTTCGCCGGTATCGCCGCGCGCATCCCGATCGAGGGCCGGACCATCCTGGACAGCCGCGGTGGCATGGTGTTCACCCTGGTCTGCGTCGCGGCTCTGATCATCATCATCGGTGTGGTCTTCGTCGAGCAGGGCCAGCGCCGGATCCCGGTGCAGTACGCCAAGCGCATGGTCGGACGCCGGATGTACGGCGGCACCTCGACCTACCTGCCGCTGAAGGTCAACCAGGCGGGCGTCATCCCGGTGATCTTCGCATCGTCGCTGATCTACATTCCGCACCTGATCAGCCAGTTGGCGGCCAGCGCCGGTGACGGCGCCAGCACCAGTTGGTGGCAGACCTTCATCGCGGAGAACCTGACCAACCCGGCCGACCCGATATACATCGCGATGTACTTCGGCCTGATCGTGTTCTTCACCTACTTCTACGTCTCGATCACGTTCAACCCTGACGAACGCGCGGACGAGATGAAGAAGTACGGCGGCTTCATCCCGGGCATCCGACCGGGTAAGGCCACCGCCGACTATCTCCGATTCGTGCTGTCGCGGATCACGCTGCCAGGCTCGATCTATCTCGGTGTGATCGCCGTGCTGCCGAATCTCTTCCTGGAGATGGGCAATACCGGGTCGGTCCAGAACCTGCCGTTCGGCGGAACCGCGGTGCTGATCATGGTCGGCGTCGGCCTGGACACCATCAAGCAGATCGAAAGCCAGCTGATGCAGCGCAACTACGAAGGCTTTTTGAAGTGA
- a CDS encoding adenylate kinase — protein MRIVLLGPPGAGKGTQAEKLAESLGVPHVSTGDLFRFNITNGTELGLEAKKYLDAGDLVPATLTNALVDDRLDDDDAAQGFILDGFPRSVEQAKALDAMLEKRKLSLDAVLEFRVPEEELVSRLKGRGRADDTEDVIRNRFKVYRDETAPLLDYYRDTVTTVDAVGDLGEVFDRALKALGR, from the coding sequence TTGAGAATCGTGTTGTTGGGGCCGCCCGGTGCGGGTAAGGGAACGCAGGCGGAGAAGCTGGCCGAGAGCCTCGGCGTTCCCCACGTCTCGACCGGAGACCTGTTCCGTTTCAACATCACCAACGGCACCGAGCTGGGCCTGGAGGCCAAGAAGTACCTCGACGCCGGCGACCTGGTGCCCGCGACTCTGACCAACGCGCTCGTCGACGACCGACTCGACGACGACGATGCCGCGCAGGGGTTCATCCTCGACGGCTTCCCGCGTTCGGTCGAGCAGGCCAAGGCCCTCGACGCGATGCTGGAGAAGCGCAAGCTGTCCCTGGACGCGGTGCTGGAGTTCCGGGTGCCGGAGGAGGAGCTGGTCAGCCGGCTCAAAGGCCGCGGCCGCGCCGACGACACCGAGGACGTCATCCGGAACCGGTTCAAGGTGTACCGCGACGAGACTGCGCCGTTGCTGGACTACTACCGCGACACCGTCACCACCGTCGACGCCGTGGGCGACCTCGGCGAGGTGTTCGACAGGGCGCTCAAGGCGCTCGGCCGCTAG
- the map gene encoding type I methionyl aminopeptidase, translating to MVSLPSLRGRKVVAARSAGELDAMAAAGALVAAALKAVRAAAAPGVTTLELDAAAESVIRDAGAVPSFKGYHGFPATICASVNDRVVHGIPTTAEILAEGDLVSIDCGAILEGWHGDSAFTFSVGAARPEDEKLSQATRESMEAGIAAMVPGNRLTDISHAIECGTRAAEKRHGRRFGIVAGYGGHGIGREMHMDPFLPNEGSPGRGPYLVPGSVLAIEPMLTLGTTRTVILDDEWTVVTADGSRAAHWEHTVAVTDDGPRILTC from the coding sequence ATGGTTTCTCTGCCCAGCTTGCGCGGCCGCAAGGTCGTCGCTGCACGCAGCGCCGGTGAACTCGACGCGATGGCCGCGGCCGGGGCGCTGGTCGCTGCCGCGCTCAAGGCCGTCCGCGCGGCTGCGGCACCCGGGGTGACGACGCTCGAACTGGACGCCGCCGCCGAGTCGGTGATCCGCGACGCCGGTGCGGTCCCGTCGTTCAAGGGCTACCACGGCTTCCCGGCCACCATCTGCGCATCGGTCAACGACCGCGTGGTGCACGGCATCCCGACGACGGCCGAGATCCTCGCCGAAGGCGATCTGGTCTCGATCGATTGTGGCGCCATCCTCGAGGGCTGGCACGGTGACTCGGCGTTCACCTTCAGCGTCGGCGCAGCCCGCCCCGAGGACGAGAAGTTGTCGCAGGCCACCCGGGAGTCGATGGAGGCCGGCATCGCGGCGATGGTTCCGGGTAACCGCCTCACCGACATCTCCCATGCCATCGAGTGCGGCACCCGTGCGGCCGAGAAACGGCACGGCCGGCGGTTCGGCATCGTGGCCGGCTACGGCGGGCACGGCATCGGCCGGGAGATGCACATGGATCCGTTCCTGCCGAACGAAGGATCGCCCGGCCGCGGTCCGTATCTGGTGCCGGGCTCGGTGCTGGCGATCGAACCGATGCTGACCTTGGGCACCACCCGCACCGTCATCCTCGACGACGAGTGGACCGTGGTGACCGCAGACGGTTCACGGGCCGCGCACTGGGAGCACACCGTCGCAGTGACCGACGACGGACCACGCATCTTGACCTGCTGA
- a CDS encoding MarR family transcriptional regulator has protein sequence MNRDPIAVARANWESSGWGEVADGMVAVTSVMRAHQILLARVENALRPYDLSFSRYELLRLLAFSRTGALPITKASDRLQVHVTSVTHAIRRLEADGLVERLPHPTDGRTTLVQITGLGRSTVEDATVTLNNDVFADIGMSVAESRALAASIQTLRRNAGDF, from the coding sequence ATGAATCGAGACCCGATCGCGGTCGCACGCGCGAACTGGGAAAGCAGTGGCTGGGGTGAGGTCGCCGACGGCATGGTCGCGGTGACCTCGGTGATGCGGGCCCACCAGATCCTGCTGGCGCGGGTCGAGAACGCGTTACGGCCCTACGATCTGAGCTTCTCCAGGTACGAACTGTTGCGTCTGTTGGCGTTCAGCCGGACCGGGGCGCTGCCCATCACCAAGGCCAGCGACCGGCTGCAGGTCCATGTCACCAGCGTCACCCACGCGATCCGGCGGCTCGAAGCCGACGGCCTGGTCGAGCGGCTGCCACATCCCACCGACGGGCGAACCACGCTGGTGCAGATCACCGGGTTGGGTCGGTCCACGGTCGAGGACGCGACGGTCACGCTCAACAACGACGTCTTCGCCGACATCGGGATGTCGGTCGCCGAGTCGCGCGCGCTGGCCGCGTCGATCCAGACCTTGCGCCGCAACGCCGGCGACTTCTGA
- a CDS encoding GAF domain-containing sensor histidine kinase: MTPTGRAVLTADRELALLRELIQAASSGPGVEPLAAAAARMITAATDSDVCFVHVLDDTERSLTLAGATPPFDAEVGKIRLPLGQGISGWVASHRRPVVIRKDKESDPRYLPFRSLRGRDFTSMVSVPMETAPGGLVGVLNVHTVAERDFGERDVELLLVIGRLIAGAMHQARLHRQLVARERAHENFVEQVIEAQELERRRLASDIHDGISQRLVTLSYRLDAAAQALDDRAALTEQLERARELAALTLQEARAAIGGLRPPVLDDLGLSGGLASLARSIPQVGIEVDLADTRLPDHIELALYRIAQECLQNVVKHARATRARLTFHLDRGDNGQTARLEIADDGVGFDTFENPLGSDEMGGYGLLSMAERAEIVGGRLNIRSRPGAGTTVTATIPVPAPS; this comes from the coding sequence ATGACGCCGACCGGCAGAGCGGTCCTGACGGCCGACCGGGAGCTGGCGCTGCTGCGCGAACTCATCCAGGCCGCCTCCAGCGGGCCGGGGGTGGAACCGCTGGCCGCCGCCGCGGCACGGATGATCACCGCGGCCACCGACAGCGACGTGTGTTTCGTCCACGTCCTCGACGACACCGAACGCTCGCTGACACTGGCCGGTGCCACCCCGCCGTTCGACGCCGAGGTCGGCAAGATCCGGCTGCCGCTGGGACAGGGCATCTCAGGGTGGGTGGCCAGCCACCGCCGGCCCGTGGTGATCCGCAAGGACAAGGAGTCCGACCCGCGGTACCTGCCGTTCCGGTCGCTGCGCGGCCGCGATTTCACCTCGATGGTGTCGGTGCCGATGGAGACTGCGCCGGGTGGGCTGGTCGGGGTGCTCAACGTGCACACCGTGGCCGAGCGCGACTTCGGTGAGCGCGACGTCGAACTGCTGCTGGTGATCGGCCGGTTGATCGCCGGAGCCATGCATCAGGCCCGCCTGCACCGGCAGTTGGTCGCCCGCGAGCGCGCGCACGAGAACTTCGTCGAGCAGGTCATCGAAGCGCAGGAACTCGAGCGGCGACGGTTGGCCAGTGACATCCACGACGGCATCTCCCAGCGGCTGGTCACGCTGTCCTACCGCCTCGACGCCGCGGCTCAGGCACTCGACGACCGGGCGGCCCTGACCGAGCAGCTCGAACGGGCCCGCGAGCTCGCGGCGCTGACCCTGCAGGAAGCCCGCGCGGCGATCGGCGGGCTGCGCCCACCGGTTCTCGACGACCTCGGGTTGTCCGGCGGCCTGGCCAGTCTGGCGCGCTCGATCCCGCAGGTCGGAATCGAGGTCGACCTCGCCGACACCCGGCTGCCCGACCATATCGAGCTCGCGCTGTACCGCATCGCCCAGGAATGCCTGCAGAACGTCGTCAAACACGCCCGGGCCACCCGCGCGCGGCTGACGTTCCACCTCGACCGCGGGGACAACGGTCAGACCGCCCGCCTGGAGATCGCCGACGACGGGGTCGGGTTCGACACCTTCGAAAATCCGCTCGGTAGCGACGAGATGGGTGGTTACGGGCTGCTGTCGATGGCCGAGCGCGCCGAGATCGTGGGCGGCCGACTCAACATCCGCTCCCGTCCGGGCGCCGGTACCACGGTGACCGCGACCATCCCGGTGCCCGCGCCGAGCTAG
- a CDS encoding response regulator transcription factor — translation MADPVPVRIVLVDDHEMVIEGLKAMLAAFSNRVTVVGQAVGPEQVLDVVSELDPDIVLCDVRMQGSSGLDVCQQLRQRDPDRKVVMLSVYDDEQYLFQALRVGASGYLLKSISSEELVRQLEFAHGGVTAIDPGMAARAVDTAARLQRDEFWPGARQGLTQRESEILALVVNGLSNRAIAAKLIIGDETVKTHLSSIYRKLGVSDRTGAVATALREGIYQ, via the coding sequence ATGGCCGACCCCGTGCCGGTGCGAATCGTGCTGGTCGACGACCACGAAATGGTCATCGAAGGGCTCAAGGCGATGCTGGCGGCCTTCAGCAACCGTGTCACCGTGGTCGGACAGGCGGTCGGGCCCGAGCAGGTGCTCGACGTGGTGAGCGAGCTCGACCCCGACATCGTGCTGTGCGATGTGCGGATGCAGGGCTCCAGCGGGCTCGACGTCTGCCAGCAGCTGCGCCAGCGTGACCCGGACCGCAAGGTGGTCATGCTGTCGGTCTATGACGACGAGCAGTATCTGTTCCAGGCCCTGCGGGTGGGCGCGTCGGGTTACCTGCTCAAGAGCATCAGCAGCGAGGAGTTGGTCCGCCAGCTGGAGTTCGCCCACGGCGGTGTGACCGCGATCGACCCGGGGATGGCCGCGCGCGCAGTCGACACCGCGGCCCGGCTGCAACGTGACGAGTTCTGGCCCGGCGCCCGCCAGGGACTGACCCAGCGAGAGAGCGAGATCCTGGCGCTGGTGGTCAACGGCCTGTCCAACCGCGCGATCGCCGCCAAGCTGATCATCGGCGACGAAACCGTCAAGACCCACCTCAGCTCGATCTACCGCAAGCTCGGGGTCAGCGACCGGACCGGCGCGGTGGCCACCGCGCTACGGGAGGGCATCTACCAATGA
- a CDS encoding HAD hydrolase-like protein, giving the protein MQPIEQKAWRAGRFWWDWPRTNDANMAPLKAMVFDLDALADIDAAGHLPAFNAAFAELGLDIRWSEQRYRQLRVLSDERTRVAAELRKRGVRSDCDVLAELLVDEICATKSMILDETILDADLAPRSAIVDLITEAFSAGIAVGIVSTGRHSWVEPLVRQLVGDGVVATVVTADDVTEGNMYRHALDELGVTAQDALAFAGSPANQRVAATAGVPTVLVGGDDAATTLRVADCRQLRDQWNQSHPRPTAA; this is encoded by the coding sequence GTGCAGCCTATCGAGCAGAAAGCCTGGCGAGCCGGTCGGTTCTGGTGGGACTGGCCGCGGACCAACGACGCGAACATGGCCCCGCTGAAAGCGATGGTGTTCGACCTCGACGCCCTTGCCGACATCGACGCTGCCGGACACCTGCCCGCGTTCAACGCGGCCTTTGCCGAGCTTGGACTCGACATCAGGTGGTCCGAACAACGCTACCGGCAGCTACGGGTGCTCTCCGACGAACGCACCCGGGTGGCCGCCGAGTTGCGCAAGCGTGGTGTGCGTAGCGACTGCGATGTGCTCGCCGAACTTCTCGTCGACGAGATCTGCGCGACGAAGTCGATGATTCTCGACGAGACCATCCTGGATGCCGATCTGGCACCCCGCAGCGCGATCGTCGATCTGATCACCGAGGCGTTCAGCGCCGGTATCGCGGTGGGCATCGTCAGCACCGGGCGTCACAGCTGGGTGGAGCCACTGGTACGCCAGCTGGTCGGAGACGGCGTGGTCGCGACGGTCGTCACCGCCGACGACGTGACCGAGGGCAACATGTACCGGCACGCGCTCGACGAGTTGGGTGTGACGGCGCAGGATGCGCTCGCGTTCGCCGGGTCGCCGGCCAACCAGCGGGTGGCCGCCACCGCCGGTGTCCCGACGGTGCTTGTCGGCGGCGACGACGCGGCGACGACGCTGCGGGTGGCCGACTGCCGGCAGCTGCGCGACCAGTGGAATCAATCGCATCCGAGACCGACCGCGGCCTGA
- a CDS encoding glycosyltransferase, with protein sequence MASILIASVPIHGHVTPLLAVARHLVERGDDVRFLTGSRFATAVAATGARHIALTGDADYDDRVDHDALFPERAALRGIKAAAFDIENMFVRPASIQVEAVLATHAEKPVDVLLVDPTFTGAAFLLGYPRSARPAIVDCGVLPLAMSSPDVAPFGMGLPPARWGNRIRNTALTFATRGALAGVTELSNEIYRDLHGTDMPFPVMDWARRAEAVVQFTVASFEYPRADMPPTVHFAGPLSASGSSAPLPPWWGDLDGTRRIVHVTQGTIANKDYTQLIVPTAQALVDDDVLVVVSTGGRPVDTLPPLPANVRAAEYLPYDELLPRTDVFVTNGGYGGVQYALRHGVPIVATGGKEDKPEVGARVAWFSVGVQIRRDRPTVRALRRAVRRVLSDPDYRTASQRIATEMAASGGYRVLTDVVDDVARQAAVGLGCD encoded by the coding sequence ATGGCCTCGATCCTCATTGCCAGCGTGCCGATTCACGGTCACGTGACACCGCTGCTGGCCGTCGCGCGTCATCTGGTCGAGCGTGGCGACGACGTCAGATTCCTGACCGGCAGCCGGTTCGCCACTGCCGTGGCCGCCACCGGTGCCCGACATATCGCATTGACCGGGGACGCCGACTACGACGACCGCGTCGACCATGACGCGCTGTTCCCGGAGCGGGCGGCACTGCGCGGCATCAAGGCCGCCGCATTCGACATCGAGAACATGTTCGTCCGGCCCGCGTCGATCCAGGTCGAAGCCGTGCTGGCCACGCACGCCGAGAAGCCCGTCGACGTGCTGCTGGTCGACCCCACCTTCACGGGCGCGGCATTCCTGCTCGGGTACCCCCGCTCGGCCCGACCCGCGATCGTCGACTGTGGGGTCTTGCCACTGGCGATGAGTAGCCCCGATGTTGCGCCGTTCGGCATGGGCCTGCCGCCGGCGCGCTGGGGGAACCGAATCCGCAACACCGCGTTGACCTTTGCCACCCGCGGCGCACTGGCCGGCGTGACCGAACTCAGCAACGAAATCTACCGCGATCTGCACGGCACCGACATGCCGTTTCCGGTGATGGACTGGGCCCGCCGCGCCGAGGCCGTCGTCCAGTTCACCGTCGCCTCGTTCGAGTACCCGCGTGCCGACATGCCGCCGACCGTGCATTTCGCCGGTCCGCTGTCGGCCAGCGGGTCCTCGGCGCCATTGCCACCCTGGTGGGGCGACCTCGACGGCACCCGCCGCATCGTGCACGTCACCCAAGGCACCATCGCCAATAAGGACTACACGCAACTCATCGTCCCCACAGCGCAGGCACTGGTCGACGACGATGTCCTGGTGGTCGTGTCGACCGGTGGGCGACCCGTCGACACGCTGCCGCCGCTGCCCGCCAACGTACGCGCAGCCGAGTACCTGCCCTACGACGAATTACTCCCCCGCACAGATGTTTTCGTCACCAACGGCGGCTACGGCGGCGTGCAGTACGCACTGCGTCACGGAGTGCCGATCGTGGCCACCGGCGGCAAGGAGGACAAGCCGGAGGTCGGCGCTCGCGTCGCGTGGTTCAGCGTCGGGGTACAGATTCGCCGCGACCGGCCCACCGTGCGTGCGCTACGTCGTGCGGTGCGCCGAGTGCTGTCCGACCCGGACTACCGCACGGCGTCACAGCGGATCGCGACCGAGATGGCCGCCAGCGGCGGTTACCGGGTGCTGACCGACGTCGTCGACGACGTCGCCCGTCAGGCCGCGGTCGGTCTCGGATGCGATTGA
- a CDS encoding TetR/AcrR family transcriptional regulator: MSYRSISGAGAKAPARRYRSTLRRQQAEQTRLDVVTAAAALFAEHGYAGTTLAKIAAAAGVSVETVQSHGPKAALMIAAVEYAAFGETGDRDILDSEIGEQLSQIEDPEAALDYLVALQTELHSRSAHPARALFGGAAVDPTLDRYLDELLTGIKRQMRRVLVLFRERGWLREDLPFDDLVETAALLADVQTYLKIVDRSRWSDQAYRTWLRRMLAETVMDRGAVRSLR, from the coding sequence ATGTCATACAGGTCAATATCCGGTGCGGGTGCGAAGGCGCCGGCACGCCGGTACCGGTCGACGTTGCGGCGCCAGCAGGCCGAGCAGACGCGTCTCGACGTCGTCACCGCCGCGGCCGCACTGTTTGCCGAGCACGGGTACGCGGGCACCACGCTGGCCAAGATCGCCGCCGCGGCCGGGGTTTCGGTCGAGACGGTGCAGAGTCATGGTCCGAAGGCCGCGCTGATGATCGCCGCGGTGGAGTACGCCGCCTTCGGGGAGACAGGCGACCGGGACATCCTCGACAGTGAGATCGGCGAGCAGCTGTCGCAGATCGAGGATCCTGAGGCAGCTCTCGACTACCTGGTCGCGCTCCAGACCGAGTTGCACAGTCGCTCAGCGCATCCCGCGCGGGCTCTGTTCGGTGGCGCCGCGGTGGACCCGACGTTGGACCGCTACCTCGATGAACTGCTCACCGGCATCAAACGTCAGATGCGCCGTGTCCTGGTGCTGTTCCGGGAGCGGGGGTGGCTGCGCGAGGATCTACCCTTCGACGATCTCGTCGAGACCGCGGCGCTGCTGGCCGACGTCCAGACGTACCTCAAGATTGTCGACCGCTCCCGCTGGAGTGACCAGGCCTACCGCACGTGGCTGCGGCGCATGCTCGCCGAAACCGTCATGGACCGCGGAGCAGTTCGATCACTGCGCTGA
- the mmsB gene encoding 3-hydroxyisobutyrate dehydrogenase has product MTTIAFLGLGNMGGPMAANLVAAGHRVHAFDPVAPLKEAAKANGASTFDSVGAAVSEADAVITSLPNGAIVKAVYDEVVAATKPGALLIDTSTISVDDARAIHTQAIEKGLAQIDAPVSGGIKGATAGTLAFMVGGEPDAFERAQPVLEPLAGKIIHCGASGAGQAAKLCNNMVLAVQQIAIGEAFVLAEKLGLPAQSLFDVITGATGNCWAVHTNCPVPGPVPTSPANNDFKPGFATALMNKDLGLAMAAVESSGVNAPLGSHAAQIYADFAENHADKDFSAVIELLRGP; this is encoded by the coding sequence ATGACGACGATTGCGTTCCTGGGCCTGGGCAACATGGGCGGCCCGATGGCGGCCAACCTGGTCGCAGCGGGACACCGTGTGCATGCCTTCGATCCGGTTGCCCCATTGAAGGAGGCAGCAAAAGCCAACGGCGCGAGCACCTTCGACAGCGTTGGGGCAGCGGTCTCAGAGGCCGACGCGGTCATCACGTCGCTGCCCAACGGCGCGATCGTCAAGGCGGTCTACGACGAGGTGGTGGCGGCCACCAAACCCGGAGCGCTACTGATCGACACCTCGACGATCTCGGTCGACGACGCCCGTGCCATCCACACCCAGGCCATCGAGAAGGGCCTGGCCCAGATCGACGCACCGGTCTCCGGTGGGATCAAGGGCGCCACGGCCGGCACGCTGGCGTTCATGGTCGGCGGTGAGCCCGACGCGTTCGAGCGGGCCCAGCCGGTGCTGGAGCCTCTGGCGGGCAAGATCATCCACTGTGGCGCGTCCGGCGCCGGACAGGCCGCAAAGTTGTGCAACAACATGGTGCTTGCGGTGCAGCAGATCGCGATCGGTGAGGCCTTCGTGCTGGCCGAGAAACTCGGCCTGCCGGCCCAGTCGCTGTTCGACGTGATCACCGGCGCCACCGGCAACTGCTGGGCGGTGCACACCAATTGCCCGGTGCCCGGCCCGGTTCCGACCTCTCCGGCCAACAACGACTTCAAGCCCGGTTTCGCCACCGCCCTGATGAACAAGGACCTCGGGCTGGCGATGGCAGCGGTCGAGTCCTCCGGGGTGAACGCTCCGCTGGGCAGCCACGCCGCCCAGATCTACGCAGACTTCGCAGAGAACCACGCGGACAAGGACTTCAGCGCAGTGATCGAACTGCTCCGCGGTCCATGA